A stretch of Phoenix dactylifera cultivar Barhee BC4 chromosome 16, palm_55x_up_171113_PBpolish2nd_filt_p, whole genome shotgun sequence DNA encodes these proteins:
- the LOC103709169 gene encoding LOW QUALITY PROTEIN: allene oxide synthase 1, chloroplastic-like (The sequence of the model RefSeq protein was modified relative to this genomic sequence to represent the inferred CDS: inserted 2 bases in 1 codon) encodes MASASLTFSSPTIPCRSHPLIATTLRHPIPARIAASISENPVTAKPSSTSSSSKLPIRKIPGDYGLPFFGPICDRLNYFYFEGPDEFFKSRIRRHRSTVFRVNMPPGPFLAPDPSVVALLDAASFPVLFDTSLVEKRDLFTGTFMPSTDFTGGFRILSYLDPSEPNHAPLKKLLFFLLSSRRHSIIPEFRRTFGSLFDTLETELAEKGKADFNEANDRAAFDFLARSLLGKDPVETKLGLDGPKLITKWLVFQLGPLLTLGLPNYLEDFLLHSFRLPPALVRDDYNRLADFFRESAGPALDEAERLGISREEAVHNILFATCFNAFGGMRFLFPSFIKWVGRAGARLHGRLAQEIRSAVRANGGEVSMRAMEAMPLMKSVVYETLRIEPPVPFQYGRAKRDMVLETHDARFEVRAGEMLFGYQPFATKDPRVFDRAEEFVAERFVGEAGEAMLRHVLWSNGPETAVPTTENKQCAGKDFVVLVARMLMVELFLRYDSFEIEXLGSSVKLTSLKRATF; translated from the exons ATGGCTTCCGCCTCCCTTACCTTCTCCTCTCCCACCATCCCTTGCCGTTCTCACCCTCTTATCGCTACCACCCTCCGCCACCCGATCCCCGCCCGTATCGCCGCCTCCATATCGGAAAATCCCGTTACAGCAAaaccctcctccacctcctcctcgtCGAAACTCCCGATACGAAAAATCCCCGGCGACTACGGGCTCCCCTTCTTCGGCCCGATCTGCGACCGGCTCAACTACTTCTATTTCGAGGGGCCCGACGAGTTCTTCAAGTCCCGGATCCGGCGGCACCGGTCAACGGTGTTCCGGGTCAACATGCCTCCCGGCCCTTTCCTTGCCCCCGACCCCAGCGTCGTCGCCCTTCTCGACGCCGCCAGCTTCCCCGTCCTCTTCGACACCTCCCTCGTCGAGAAGCGCGACCTCTTCACCGGCACCTTCATGCCCTCCACCGACTTCACCGGCGGCTTCCGCATCCTTTCCTACCTCGATCCCTCCGAGCCCAACCACGCCCCCCTCAAAAAGCtactctttttcctcctctcctcccgcCGCCACTCCATCATCCCCGAGTTCCGCCGCACCTTCGGCTCCCTCTTCGATACCCTCGAAACGGAGCTCGCCGAGAAGGGGAAGGCTGACTTTAACGAAGCCAACGACCGCGCCGCTTTCGATTTCCTCGCAAGATCGCTCCTTGGCAAGGATCCCGTCGAGACCAAGCTCGGCCTCGACGGCCCCAAATTGATCACCAAATGGCTCGTCTTCCAGCTCGGTCCCCTGTTGACTTTAGGCCTCCCCAACTACTTAGAGGACTTCCTACTCCACTCCTTCCGCCTCCCGCCGGCGCTGGTCCGCGACGACTACAACCGGCTCGCCGATTTCTTCCGAGAATCCGCCGGCCCGGCGCTGGACGAGGCGGAGCGGCTGGGGATCTCGAGAGAAGAGGCGGTCCACAACATCCTGTTCGCCACATGCTTCAACGCCTTCGGCGGGATGAGATTTCTGTTCCCGAGCTTCATCAAGTGGGTGGGGCGCGCTGGAGCGCGGCTCCACGGCCGGCTCGCGCAGGAGATCCGGTCGGCGGTGAGGGCCAACGGCGGCGAGGTGAGCATGCGAGCCATGGAGGCGATGCCGCTGATGAAGTCGGTGGTGTACGAGACGCTCCGGATCGAGCCCCCCGTGCCGTTCCAGTACGGGCGGGCGAAGCGGGACATGGTGTTGGAGACCCACGACGCCCGGTTCGAGGTGCGGGCCGGGGAGATGCTCTTCGGGTACCAGCCCTTCGCGACCAAGGACCCGAGGGTGTTCGACCGTGCGGAGGAGTTCGTGGCGGAGCGCTTCGTCGGGGAGGCTGGGGAGGCCATGCTCCGCCACGTGCTATGGTCGAACGGGCCGGAGACGGCGGTGCCGACGACGGAGAACAAGCAGTGCGCCGGCAAGGACTTCGTGGTGCTGGTGGCGCGGATGCTGATGGTGGAGCTCTTCCTCCGCTACGACTCCTTCGAGATCGA GTTGGGCTCGTCGGTGAAGTTGACGTCGTTGAAAAGAGCCACCTTTTGA
- the LOC103709170 gene encoding wall-associated receptor kinase-like 14, with protein sequence MIPYQSALLPFLFLAAFSSILAEGCNRTCGGSSVPYPFGFSSGCPIRLNCNGTAAILRGGYPVVNITSETILLGIPANCTRPFEAALDLFGGNYAMTPRNSLFLRKCSSPSPACVISTEIISEGLHLERCGLKGDNISCYSDHTEDRYLSREKTAEIKCRLLFTSLRYSGNSTSQAELVFGEAELGWWMNGDCRCSANATCAPVNTSVAGKMGYRCTCDPGFAGDGFAAGDGCRVQVSSCSASKYISGRCARSGLLVAGIIAGALLMAGLAFLCHLFHRRRTASKSQETIERLLSEASCTIPVYSYRDIEQATDHFSDANRRGTGAYGTVYVGKLPGNTGVVAVKRIQRRDTDSLEQITNEIKLISSVSHPNLVRLLGCCMDRGEQILLYEFMPNGTLSQHLHGERGEGLSWTSRLSIAAETANAIAYLHSAVHPPIYHRDIKSSNILIDHNFGAKVADFGLSRIGMTESSHISTAPQGTPGYLDPQYHQDFHLSDKSDVYSFGVVLAEMITGMKAVDFGRAPTEVNLAALAVDRIGKGRMEEIIDPFIKVNVDEWTLVSIRKVAELAFRCLAFHKDLRPSMKEVAEELEMLRDGELDGGVEMAQEGKSRRLVLMSATKVDSPVSVQDAWLSEQSSSSTNVSMSSVNR encoded by the exons ATGATTCCGTACCAAAGCGCCCTCCTCCCCTTCCTATTTTTAGCAGCCTTCTCCTCGATCCTCGCCGAAGGATGTAACCGGACTTGCGGCGGGTCCAGCGTCCCCTATCCGTTCGGCTTCTCCTCCGGATGCCCTATCCGCCTCAACTGCAACGGCACAGCCGCTATCCTGCGCGGCGGATATCCCGTCGTGAACATCACATCCGAGACTATCCTCCTCGGCATCCCGGCGAACTGCACCCGCCCGTTCGAGGCCGCCCTAGACCTCTTCGGGGGCAACTACGCGATGACGCCGCGGAACTCGTTGTTCCTGCGGAAGTGCAGCTCCCCTTCCCCGGCATGCGTCATCTCCACTGAAATCATCTCCGAGGGCTTACATCTCGAGAGATGCGGGCTCAAGGGAGATAACATAAGCTGCTACTCCGATCATACGGAGGATAGGTATCTATCCAGAGAAAAGACTGCCGAGATTAAGTGTAGATTGCTGTTTACCTCGCTGAGATACAGCGGGAATAGCACGTCCCAGGCGGAGCTGGTGTTCGGTGAGGCGGAGCTCGGGTGGTGGATGAATGGCGACTGCCGGTGCTCCGCAAATGCGACGTGCGCGCCTGTGAATACTTCGGTGGCCGGGAAGATGGGGTACAGGTGCACGTGTGACCCGGGATTCGCCGGGGACGGGTTCGCCGCCGGCGACGGTTGCAGAG TTCAGGTTTCTTCATGCAGTGCTTCAAAATACATATCAGGCAGATGCGCCAGATCAGGTTTGCTCGTTGCAG GGATCATCGCCGGAGCGCTTCTAATGGCTGGCCTTGCTTTCCTCTGCCACCTCTTCCACCGTCGTAGGACCGCCTCCAAAAGCCAAGAAACCATCGAACGCCTACTATCGGAAGCATCCTGCACCATTCCCGTCTACTCCTACAGAGACATCGAGCAAGCAACAGATCACTTCTCCGACGCTAACAGGCGTGGCACGGGTGCCTATGGAACGGTGTACGTCGGGAAACTCCCCGGCAACACCGGGGTGGTCGCCGTCAAAAGGATTCAGCGCCGCGACACCGATAGCCTGGAGCAAATCACAAACGAAATCAAGCTCATCTCCTCCGTCAGCCACCCCAACTTGGTCCGCCTTCTAGGCTGCTGCATGGACAGAGGCGAGCAGATCCTCCTCTACGAGTTCATGCCCAATGGCACGCTCTCGCAGCACCTCCATGGCGAGCGAGGCGAAGGTCTTTCCTGGACGTCCCGCCTCTCCATTGCAGCTGAGACGGCCAACGCCATTGCCTACCTCCACTCCGCCGTCCACCCCCCGATATACCACCGAGACATCAAGTCGAGCAACATTCTGATAGACCACAACTTCGGCGCAAAGGTGGCGGACTTCGGTCTCTCCAGGATCGGCATGACGGAGTCGTCCCACATCTCGACGGCGCCGCAGGGCACGCCGGGCTATCTCGACCCGCAGTATCACCAGGATTTCCATTTGTCGGACAAGAGCGACGTCTATAGCTTCGGAGTCGTGCTTGCGGAAATGATAACGGGGATGAAGGCGGTGGATTTTGGCCGAGCGCCGACCGAGGTGAACCTCGCGGCGCTCGCCGTGGATAGGATAGGGAAGGGGAGGATGGAGGAGATTATAGACCCCTTCATAAAGGTTAATGTAGATGAATGGACCCTGGTTTCGATTCGAAAGGTGGCGGAATTGGCGTTCAGGTGCCTGGCGTTTCACAAGGACTTGAGGCCATCTATGaaggaggtggcggaggagtTGGAAATGTTAAGGGATGGGGAGTTGGATGGAGGTGTCGAGATGGCACAAGAAGGGAAGAGCAGGAGGTTGGTTTTGATGAGTGCTACGAAGGTGGACTCCCCTGTTTCGGTGCAGGATGCGTGGCTCAGCGAGCAGAGTTCTTCTTCAACTAATGTCTCCATGAGCAGCGTAAATCGTTGA
- the LOC103709168 gene encoding proteasome assembly chaperone 2 has product MEITLEEEGRSLSSDCSTLLLPGLSIGNVGQLAIDLLISSTGARRVGYLDEPSVLPCVGNDAYGPAPEGDLALPLEAYEAPSYALSLIQQRSPVIKGMMVEFAKNLMHFASSIGKKHVILSSLDSGRRKKIDASSNMQIFYISSASDDGTDSDCEKLGWKKLEEYDPSQRRWKYLKHLAEENSIQEDVFTYDDELVDDDYFPGLPFAALFSCCKAKGMRVTCLLCYCSEGDNISDSFQLAEAACRLLGLSPDKFCGNEHGGWIIPLSWKTVYGPPPDMSLF; this is encoded by the exons ATGGAAATTACTCTCGAAGAAGAAGGCCGAAGCCTCTCCTCCGATTGCTCTACTCTCCTTCTG CCAGGGCTCTCGATCGGGAACGTGGGGCAGCTGGCAATCGATCTCCTGATCTCATCAACCGGAGCCAGAAGGGTTGGGTACTTGGACGAGCCCTCCGTTCTTCCTTGTGTTGGGAATGATGCTTATGGGCCAGCGCCGGAGGGTGATCTCGCGCTGCCCCTCGAAG CTTATGAAGCTCCTTCATATGCACTTAGTCTTATCCAACAAAGATCTCCAGTTATAAAG GGAATGATGGTTgaatttgcaaagaatttgatgCATTTTGCATCAAGCATCGGAAAGAAACATGTTATTCTTTCAAGTTTAGATTCTGGTAGAAGGAAAAAGATTGATGCATCCAG TAATATGCAGATATTTTACATTTCAAGTGCCAGTGACGATGGAACTGATAGTGACTGTGAAAAGCTAGGGTGGAAGAAACTTGAGGAATATGATCCATCCCAAAGGCGATGGAAGTATCTTAAACATCTAGCTGAAGAGAATTCTATTCAGGAAGATGTGTTCACATACGATGATGAATTGGTAGATGATGACTATTTCCCAGGCTTGCCTTTTGCTGCATTGTTCTCTTGTTGCAAG GCAAAAGGTATGAGGGTTACTTGCTTATTGTGCTATTGTTCGGAAGGGGACAACATCTCTGATTCATTTCAGTTGGCTGAGGCAGCTTGCAGACTTCTGGGCCTGAGCCCAGATAAGTTTTGTG GCAATGAACATGGTGGATGGATTATTCCACTGTCGTGGAAAACTGTTTATGGACCACCACCTGATATGTCCCtcttctaa